The following are encoded together in the Triticum dicoccoides isolate Atlit2015 ecotype Zavitan chromosome 6B, WEW_v2.0, whole genome shotgun sequence genome:
- the LOC119321599 gene encoding uncharacterized protein LOC119321599: protein MARTSRRREAAKLMAKPSVKAKSSLDKLKANERDRISKLPNDILVNILDRLNFRDVTRTSVLSRLWSQLPANLSRLKISARDFLSPQASIPDDELDEKLLQINALLRINAVNAANAAVVKATKSTLAHRDPGGCTIRLLSTTFYLRGDTPISVGHTVGNAMATLKVEKAEFTVLTQQKGRGCSIDEMVKFGTRFVSFFNECHNAFAGLTRLYLENLRLRESNFVSNILVTCKQLNYLGFFNCDTEDWITLQVEHAQLSELSIVDCRFSTVELTWVPKLTWLAFLFWLYHAELPLSLGYVPLLGVLRLSNAARSFHENVKLSTFLHETSVQDLTLGFKCEKIWVQPECLTRRQAYVFQQLRILNLVKIPEGYDLTWTMFFLEAAPSLEELYMMVWDHPCEMEMNQEISENKGVEWESPTSNFKHHCLAKFILVGFQAKDYMVTHVRRVLKAAVNLQDVYLYDRRACAKCLKKVENALKSDAVVRGMCPGVNLPIKFPYTNEDQRSVQKRMPRGIGSLAKIHFMASKEMRAEHGPRMGAMGGNWMLSRLGQRI, encoded by the exons ATGGCGAGGACCAGTCGCCGGCGAGAGGCTGCCAAATTGATGGCCAAACCATCGGTCAAGGCCAAATCCTCCCTCGACAAGCTG AAAGCTAATGAACGTGATAGGATCAGCAAGTTGCCCAATGACATACTGGTCAACATTCTAGACCGTCTCAATTTCCGTGACGTCACAAGAACCAGTGTCCTCTCCAGACTTTGGAGTCAGCTTCCTGCCAATCTCTCACGGCTTAAAATAAGTGCTCGCGATTTTCTGTCCCCACAAGCTAGCATACCTGATGACGAATTGGATGAAAAATTGCTTCAGATCAATGCATTGCTTAGGATCAATGCAGTCAATGCAGCCAATGCAGCTGTGGTCAAAGCGACAAAGAGCACGCTGGCACACAGAGACCCAGGTGGATGCACCATCCGCCTCTTGAGCACGACGTTCTACTTGAGGGGTGATACCCCAATATCTGTTGGGCATACTGTTGGCAATGCCATGGCGACACTCAAGGTCGAGAAAGCCGAATTCACAGTTTTGACACAGCAGAAAGGACGCGGGTGTAGTATTGATGAGATGGTGAAGTTTGGGACACGGTTTGTGTCATTTTTTAATGAATGCCACAATGCATTTGCTGGTCTCACACGCCTCTACCTGGAGAATTTGAGACTCCGTGAATCCAACTTTGTCTCTAACATCCTTGTCACTTGCAAGCAATTAAATTATTTAGGTTTTTTCAATTGTGACACAGAGGATTGGATAACGCTCCAAGTTGAACACGCACAGCTCAGTGAGCTCAGTATTGTTGATTGCCGTTTTAGCACGGTCGAACTCACCTGGGTTCCGAAACTCACCTGGCTGGCGTTTTTGTTTTGGTTATATCATGCAGAACTACCACTGTCACTGGGCTATGTCCCATTGCTCGGGGTTCTGAGACTTTCAAATGCTGCTCGTAGTTTCCACGAAAACGTCAAGTTGAGTACGTTTCTCCATGAGACCTCTGTTCAAGACCTGACATTGGGGTTTAAATGTGAAAAG ATTTGGGTTCAACCAGAGTGTTTGACCAGAAGGCAGGCATATGTGTTCCAGCAACTAAGGATTCTCAATCTAGTTAAAATTCCTGAAGGGTATGATCTCACCTGGACAATGTTCTTCTTGGAAGCGGCGCCGTCCCTGGAGGAGCTCTACATGATG GTATGGGACCATCCATGTGAAATGGAAATGAATCAGGAGATTAGCGAGAACAAGGGCGTTGAGTGGGAATCGCCTACATCAAATTTCAAGCACCACTGTCTGGCCAAGTTCATCCTCGTCGGCTTTCAAGCTAAAGACTACATGGTGACTCATGTCAGGCGTGTCCTGAAAGCAGCGGTGAATCTACAGGATGTGTACCTGTATGATAGACGGGCATGTGCCAAGTGTCTCAAGAAAGTAGAGAATGCACTCAAGTCTGATGCAGTGGTACGTGGTATGTGCCCGGGCGTGAATCTGCCGATAAAGTTCCCATATACAAATGAGGACCAGCGTTCAGTGCAGAAGCGAATGCCCCGGGGCATTGGGTCACTTGCCAAAATCCACTTCATGGCATCTAAGGAAATGAGGGCTGAACATGGTCCAAGGATGGGTGCCATGGGAGGTAACTGGATGTTGTCGAGGCTAGGACAGCGTATTTGA